The DNA window GCGCGTGAGACGGAAACGTCCGGCCGCCGTCCTTTAGGACCCGCCGCTCACCTCCGACATGTACTGATCCGTGCTGTGCTTGTAAACGGGGCGGACGTAGGCGTAGACGGGGATGGCGTAGGAGGCGTTGTTCAGCGCCGCCACCCTGGCGGCTTCCAGCAGGCGGTGGCGCACAAAGCTGCGCGCTTGCGCCGAGTCCCGCAGCGCCGCCTCCAGGTAGATGGAGGGGTAGAGGGCGGTGGACTCGCGCCACAACCACAAGAGCTCGTCGTTGCGCTGCATCTCGATGTCGGGACACTCGCCGGTGAAAGTCGCCACGTCCTGCTCGGAAGGTGGCCAAGGTTGAGCGGTACCTGCTTGTCGTTGAGTCGCGGCAAAACGTACCTGCTTGTAGTTGTAGTTGTAGCAGTCGGGGTAGAGGTAGTAGCCCCACAGGCGTTTGGGTCTCAACTGCTTCCCGAGCAGCAGCGAGCGCAGGAAGTAGCGCTTGGCGGCGTCCTCAAACACCGCCTTGGCTTGCGCCTCCGCCTGCTGCTCCGACAAGGTGCCGTTGTTTTCCTTCACCCTCTGGACCGAGAGCTGCCGGTAGATGTCTTTGCTGCCCCAGTTGCGGACCCACTGCGGGCGCCACTCCTCCAGGTCCAGCACGGCCAGGCCCGGCCCGTCGGCGGGGATGTAGAACTCGATGTCGTCCTCGGCCAGCTCGCGGTGATCCCGGAGGTCCACCAGCTGGGCAGGCCCTTGTCCACAAACTCGCCCGTGTCTTGGTCCACGTAGGGGACGATCCCGAAGCGGTCCGTGTAGAAGATGGAGACGCTCTGGTTGGTGGCCGACCTCAGCGTGCTGCTCACCAGGTGGAAGTGCGACAGGTCCAGCGGGAGGCCGAAGCGACTCTCGCACAACTCGGTGGGCGCGTTCCACGTCAACAGGAACGGGCGGTCCCACTCGATGGGCGGCGACGTCCGCGG is part of the Syngnathus acus chromosome 6, fSynAcu1.2, whole genome shotgun sequence genome and encodes:
- the LOC119123896 gene encoding LOW QUALITY PROTEIN: hyaluronidase-5-like (The sequence of the model RefSeq protein was modified relative to this genomic sequence to represent the inferred CDS: inserted 1 base in 1 codon), with the protein product MGPNAAHLLTALLLLGSGRASEPPRTSPPIEWDRPFLLTWNAPTELCESRFGLPLDLSHFHLVSSTLRSATNQSVSIFYTDRFGIVPYVDQDTGEFVDKGLPXLVDLRDHRELAEDDIEFYIPADGPGLAVLDLEEWRPQWVRNWGSKDIYRQLSVQRVKENNGTLSEQQAEAQAKAVFEDAAKRYFLRSLLLGKQLRPKRLWGYYLYPDCYNYNYKQDVATFTGECPDIEMQRNDELLWLWRESTALYPSIYLEAALRDSAQARSFVRHRLLEAARVAALNNASYAIPVYAYVRPVYKHSTDQYMSERDLVSTIGEAAALGAAGVVSWGDMDVVESEDSCFDARRHLDDVMNPYILNVTTATRMCSAALCQGRGRCVRKRWDDDVYLHLDPRRFGIARRRRAGPLVVSGSLSQEDVEQFERHFDCMCYDEQPCRSATTLNVLHDDAHN